One segment of Urocitellus parryii isolate mUroPar1 chromosome 5, mUroPar1.hap1, whole genome shotgun sequence DNA contains the following:
- the Lag3 gene encoding lymphocyte activation gene 3 protein: MWEAQFLGLLLLQLLWVAPAEAPDPGKEVLVVWAQEGTPAHLPCRLKIPFQNPGLLRRGVVTWQHQPDSDPPAPTLSRPLSKSFAPLVPSPRGIGPQRYTLLSVAPGGLRSGRLPLQPRFQLEERGLQRGDFSLWLRPVLLSDAGEYHAAVRLKDRTLACRLRLRVGQASMTASPTGSLRTSDWVILNCSFSRPDRPASVRWFRGQSQVPVQKSPHHYLAESFLFLPQVSPLDSGTWGCIITYSDGFNVSIMYNLTVLGLEPPVPLTVYAGAGSRAELPCHLPPGVGTQSSLIAKWSPPGEGPDLLVAGDNGNFTLHLEAVSLAQAGTYTCHIHLQGQQLRATITLAVITVTPKLFGLPGSLGKLLCEVTPASGHERFVWNPLDRRSRSSPGPWLEMQEAKLLSQSWQCQLYQEERLLGAVVYIPELSSTGAQRSGRAPVTLKAGHLSLLILGALSLLLLVTGALGFHCWRRQWRPRRFSALEHGIHPPQSQSKIEEPEQEPEMELEPETQPEPEPEPEQEPEPELELESELEPRHL; encoded by the exons ATGTGGGAGGCTCAGTTCCTGGGTTTGCTGCTTCTGCAACTGCTGTGGGTGGCTCCAG CGGAGGCTCCAGACCCTGGGAAAGAGGTCCTGGTGGTGTGGGCTCAGGAGGGGACTCCTGCTCACCTTCCTTGCAGACTTAAAATCCCCTTCCAAAATCCTGGTCTTCTCCGGAGAGGAGTTGTCACCTGGCAGCATCAACCAGACAG TGACCCGCCTGCTCCCACCCTAAGCCGTCCCTTGTCTAAAAGCTTCGCCCCCTTGGTGCCCTCGCCCCGGGGCATAGGGCCCCAACGCTACACGTTGCTGAGTGTGGCTCCAGGAGGCCTGCGCAGCGGGAGGCTGCCCCTGCAGCCCCGCTTCCAGCTGGAGGAACGCGGCCTCCAGCGCGGGGACTTCTCACTGTGGCTGCGTCCTGTTCTGCTCTCCGACGCTGGCGAGTACCACGCTGCAGTGCGCCTCAAGGACCGCACCCTGGCCTGCCGGCTCCGTCTACGTGTGGGCCAGGCCTCTA TGACTGCTAGCCCCACAGGATCTCTCAGGACCTCAGATTGGGTCATTTTGAACTGCTCTTTCAGTCGTCCTGACCGCCCAGCTTCTGTGCGCTGGTTCCGGGGCCAAAGCCAAGTCCCTGTCCAGAAGTCCCCCCATCACTATTTAGCTGAAAGCTTCCTCTTTCTGCCCCAAGTCAGCCCCTTGGACTCTGGGACCTGGGGATGTATCATTACCTACAGTGATGGCTTTAATGtctccatcatgtacaacctcacAGTTCTGG GCCTTGAGCCCCCAGTGCCCTTGACAGTGTATGCTGGAGCAGGTTCAAGGGCTGAGCTTCCTTGCCATCTGCCTCCTGGTGTGGGAACCCAGTCTTCCCTCATTGCCAAGTGGTCCCCTCCTGGGGAAGGCCCTGACCTCCTGGTGGCTGGAGACAATGGCAACTTCACTCTTCATCTAGAGGCTGTGAGCCTGGCCCAGGCTGGGACCTACACCTGCCACATCCATCTACAGGGGCAGCAGCTCCGTGCTACCATCACTTTGGCAGTCATCACAG tgactcCTAAACTCTTTGGGTTACCTGGCTCCCTGGGGAAACTGCTATGTGAGGTGACTCCAGCATCAGGACATGAGCGCTTTGTATGGAACCCCCTGGACAGGAGGTCCAGGAGTTCCCCAGGACCCTGGTTGGAGATGCAAGAGGCCAAGCTCCTTTCCCAATCCTGGCAATGCCAACTTTaccaagaagagaggcttctCGGAGCAGTGGTGTACATACCAGAGCTGTCTTCAACAG GTGCCCAACGCTCTGGGAGAGCCCCAGTTACCCTCAAGGCAGGccatctctctctcctcatcCTTGGTGCCCTCTCATTGCTCCTTTTGGTGACTGGAGCCCTTGGCTTTCACTGCTGGAGAAGACAG TGGAGGCCCAGAAGATTTTCTGCCTTAGAGCATGGGATTCACCCTCCTCAGTCTCAAAGCAAAATAGAGGAGCCTGAGCAAGAACCAGAGATGGAGCTGGAGCCAGAGACAcagccggagccggagccggagccaGAGCAGGAGCCAGAGCCTGAACTGGAGCTGGAGTCAGAGCTGGAGCCAAGACACCTCTGA
- the Ptms gene encoding parathymosin — protein MPDSETLQPHGPALLEPHRSPTRAQRPIRSVSLLTALQDQGRGPGRRDWSGLELHGLPRRLLPQLPPLYPRPRPAEHDPGPGPDGSDVTIDRPGAGQQEPRLLAWVGSKRGGGSRLGFGEVSSRRNPTPSHLLSPLFSLSCRQSLHFPLLVSFSLPPLSLSLPSLSSSYPHLSNLLFYPPPISSPPRSLLPHPWEAPPVGQRRLISGFPSRGRQRLVGGSSAGAGAASSGPSDRGQSAPATARTALPPALRTAAALRVSAPDPPPPHPARLCRLFQRHSLPSGRRCRCRRRRRHRARFRPRPPSAVQGFSVSAPGPRLPASPGPGTMSEKSVEAAAELSAKDLKEKKEKVEEKASRKERKKEVVEEEENGAEEEEEETAEDGEEEDEGDEEDEEEEEEDDEGPALKRAAEEEDEADPKRQKTENGASA, from the exons ATGCCAGACTCAGAGACCCTGCAGCCCCACGGGCCCGCTCTCCTCGAGCCTCACCGGTCCCCGACTCGGGCTCAGCGGCCCATCCGGTCGGTTTCGCTTCTCACTGCGCTGCAGGATCAGGGTCGTGGCCCGGGACGCAGGGATTGGTCTGGGCTGGAGCTCCACGGCCTCCCGCGCCGCCTACTCCCTCAGCTGCCACCTCTGTACCCCCGCCCTCGGCCCGCGGAGCACGATCCTGGGCCAGGCCCGGACGGAAGTGACGTCACGATAGACCGCCCCGGGGCCGGGCAGCAAGAGCCCCGCCTGCTGGCGTGGGTGGGGAGCAAGCGAGGGGGCG GCAGTAGGTTGGGATTTGGAGAGGTGTCTTCCCGCAGGAaccccaccccttcccacctcctctccccactcttcTCTCTCAGCTGCCGTCAGTCTCTCCATTTCCCCCTCCTGGTCTCATTCTCCCTCCCGCCTCTTTCGCTCTCCCTCCCCTCGCTTTCATCCTCCTATCCCCACCTCTCCAACCTCCTCTTTTATCcccctcccatctcctctcctccccgCTCTCTCCTGCCCCACCCCTGGGAAGCCCCTCCCGTCGGGCAGCGCCGCCTTATAAGCGGGTTCCCTTCCCGGGGGCGGCAGCGGCTGGTCGGCGGCAGCTCTGCTGGTGCGGGGGCGGCAAGCTCAGGACCAAGCGACCGCGGCCAGAGCGCGCCGGCCACCGCCCGCACCGCCCTTCCGCCCGCCCTCCGGACGGCCGCAGCCCTGCGGGTCTCAGCTCCGgacccacccccgccccaccccgcGCGCCTCTGCCGCCTCTTCCAGAGACACAGCTTGCCGAGCGGCCGCCGCTGCCGCTGTCGCCGCCGTCGTCGCCACCGCGCTAGGTTTCGGCCGCGGCCACCCTCCGCCGTCCAGGGCTTCTCCGTCTCGGCCCCGGGACCCCGGCTCCCCGCCAGCCCCGGCCCCGGCACCATGTCGGAGAAGAGCGTGGAAGCAGCGGCCGAGTTGAGCGCCAAG GAtctgaaagagaagaaggagaaggtggaggagaAGGCAAGCCGGAAAGAGCGAAAGAAAGAAGTGGTAGAG GAGGAAGAAAACGGagctgaggaggaagaagaagaaactgctgaggatggagaggaggaagatgaagggGATGAAGAAG atgaggaagaagaagaagaggatgaCGAAGGGCCCGCGCTGAAGAGAGCTGCCGAAGAGGAG gATGAAGCGGATCCCAAGcggcagaagacagaaaatgggGCATCGGCATGA